A stretch of the Vigna radiata var. radiata cultivar VC1973A chromosome 7, Vradiata_ver6, whole genome shotgun sequence genome encodes the following:
- the LOC106767268 gene encoding uncharacterized protein LOC106767268, with product MDVASLQSFNPSPLLSSSNSVSIHRPAVILPGLGNNSGDYQSLKQTLNDKYGVSAVVAKVSRLDWLRNAAGLVDPNYWRGTLQPRPVLDWYLKRIEEAVEEAKGTANGSENVSLIGHSAGGWLARVYMEEFGSSDISLLLTLGTPHLPPPKGVQGVIDQTRGLLYYVQDNCSKAVYTPQLKYVCVAGRFIKGCRFFGNSDTEPAVSSVDSSQIVSESSVNGSASAPNATTLRARFVGQGYKQVCGEADVWGDGVVPEVSAHLEGALNIFLDGVYHSPVGADDASRPWYGSPQVLEQWVQHLLN from the coding sequence ATGGATGTGGCTTCTCTGCAGAGCTTCAATCCATCGCCACTCCTTTCCTCCTCAAACTCCGTTTCCATCCATCGCCCCGCCGTCATTCTGCCTGGCTTAGGGAACAATTCCGGTGACTACCAGAGCTTGAAGCAAACGCTGAATGACAAGTACGGCGTTTCTGCCGTGGTCGCCAAAGTGTCCAGGCTGGATTGGCTCCGCAACGCCGCCGGTCTGGTGGACCCCAATTACTGGCGTGGCACTCTTCAACCAAGGCCAGTCCTGGATTGGTATTTGAAGAGAATAGAGGAAGCTGTTGAAGAAGCAAAGGGAACTGCAAATGGATCTGAAAATGTTTCGCTGATCGGACACTCTGCAGGAGGATGGCTTGCTCGCGTGTACATGGAAGAATTTGGAAGTTCCGACATATCCCTGTTATTGACTCTTGGAACCCCTCATCTTCCACCTCCAAAAGGCGTGCAGGGGGTTATCGATCAAACAAGGGGTCTCCTTTACTATGTTCAAGACAACTGCTCCAAAGCTGTTTACACCCCTCAGCTGAAGTATGTGTGTGTAGCAGGAAGGTTCATCAAAGGTTGTCGATTTTTCGGCAATTCAGATACTGAGCCTGCAGTTTCCTCTGTGGACAGTAGTCAGATTGTGTCTGAAAGTTCTGTTAATGGCAGCGCCTCTGCACCTAATGCAACAACATTGCGTGCTCGGTTTGTCGGGCAGGGATACAAGCAAGTTTGTGGAGAAGCAGATGTATGGGGTGACGGTGTTGTGCCGGAAGTATCAGCTCATCTGGAGGGTGCGCTTAACATTTTCTTGGATGGAGTTTATCACTCACCTGTTGGTGCAGATGATGCTAGCAGACCATGGTATGGTTCGCCTCAGGTGTTGGAACAATGGGTGCAACATCTCCTTAACTGA
- the LOC106765477 gene encoding CRM-domain containing factor CFM3, chloroplastic/mitochondrial — MRLNALPSSYALFASSKFKFTFPVGICIRVRALNTFSSLPTTCHEDHDDLFAPIPTLRHSDNTTNAIERIALRLRNLGLASADHADDDDFLRREWLRPDEVLLPWDKREGEEFEEHEEQQKEKLKKKNANAVTLAEKTLEEEELRRLRTLGMSLKEKVTIPQAGLTRAVLDKIHRQWSNCELVRLKFHELLAQNMKLAHQIVECRTRGLVIWRSGSYMWVYRGRNYQGPMKPIEKEGDDRIPVPSDGDAALLLAKSEAVFWKEENMTPEEVEFNRMLDGFGPRFVEWWGTGILPIDADLLPPTVPGYKTPLRLLPAGMHPRLTNDELTNMRKLAKSLPCHFALGRNRNLQGLASAILRLWEKSLVAKIGVKRGIVNTNNELMAQELKKLTGGTLLLRNKYYIVIYRGKDFVPTSVAAVIAERQEMTKHVQDVEEKVRCKVHDIAPSREDEPKSQAGSLAEFYEAQACWGRDISTEERERMRQEVAKAKNAKLAKKIECKLAVAQAKRLRAEKLLAKIEVSLVPAGPDYDKETITDEERVMFRSVGLRMKAYLPLGIRGVFDGVIENMHLHWRHRELVKLITKQKTLAFVEDTARLLEYESGGILVAIDEIPKGFSLIYYRGKNYRRPMTIRPRNLLTKAKALQRSIAMQRHEALSQHVTELGEKIEKMKKELSEDEF, encoded by the exons ATGCGTTTGAACGCTTTACCCTCTTCCTACGCTCTCTTCGCCTCTtccaaattcaaattcacattCCCAGTAGGAATTTGCATTCGCGTTCGTGCTCTCAACACCTTTTCCTCTCTCCCAACTACTTGCCACGAAGACCACGATGATTTGTTCGCCCCTATTCCCACTCTTCGCCACTCTGACAATACCACCAACGCCATCGAGAGAATCGCCCTACGTTTGCGCAACTTAGGGTTAGCCTCCGCCGACCACGCCGACGACGACGATTTCCTGCGTCGCGAATGGCTTCGTCCCGATGAGGTGCTTTTGCCGTGGGACAAGCGAGAGGGGGAAGAGTTCGAGGAGCACGAGGAACAGCAGAAGGAGAAACTAAAGAAGAAGAATGCTAATGCAGTGACACTGGCGGAGAAAACGCTGGAGGAGGAGGAGCTGCGGCGGTTGCGAACGCTGGGAATGAGTCTTAAGGAGAAGGTCACTATCCCCCAAGCTGGCCTGACGCGAGCCGTGCTCGACAAGATTCACCGGCAGTGGAGCAACTGCGAGCTGGTGAGACTCAAGTTTCACGAGCTTCTTGCTCAGAACATGAAGTTGGCTCATCAAATTGTCGAG TGTAGAACTAGAGGGTTAGTTATATGGAGGTCGGGGAGTTATATGTGGGTGTACCGAGGTAGAAATTACCAAGGGCCGATGAAACCGATTGAAAAGGAAGGAGATGATCGAATTCCCGTGCCATCAGACGGGGATGCGGCACTGTTGCTGGCAAAGAGTGAGGCAGTTTTCTGGAAGGAGGAGAACATGACTCCAGAAGAAGTGGAGTTTAACAGGATGCTTGATGGGTTTGGTCCTCGTTTTGTTGAATGGTGGGGCACCGGAATACTTCCAATTGATGCTGATTTACTTCCCCCCACAGTTCCTGGTTACAAGACGCCTCTTAGGCTTCTTCCTGCTGGAATGCATCCACGACTGACTAATGATGAACTCACGAATATGCGGAAACTTGCTAAATCTCTTCCTTGTCACTTTGCCTTGG GGAGAAATAGAAATCTTCAAGGTCTGGCATCTGCTATTCTCAGGCTGTGGGAGAAAAGTTTAGTTGCAAAGATTGGAGTGAAGCGTGGTATTGTGAATACAAACAATGAACTGATGGCTCAGGAGCTGAAG AAATTAACAGGAGGTACTTTACTCCTGCGGAACAAATATTACATTGTAATATATCGTGGGAAGGACTTTGTTCCAACCAGTGTGGCTGCTGTTATTGCTGAAAGACAGGAAATGACAAAACATGTGCAGGATGTTGAGGAGAAGGTGCGGTGCAAAGTTCATGACATAGCTCCTTCAAGGGAAGATGAACCAAAATCCCAAGCAGGATCATTGGCTGAGTTCTATGAGGCTCAGGCATGCTGGGGAAGGGATATATCTACTGAAGAACGTGAGAGGATGAGGCAAGAGGTTGCCAAAGCCAAGAATGCTAAGCTTgccaaaaaaattgaatgtaAACTAGCTGTT GCCCAAGCCAAAAGGCTTAGAGCAGAGAAGCTATTAGCGAAAATAGAAGTATCTTTGGTTCCAGCTGGTCCTGATTATGACAAGGAAACAATCACAGATGAAGAACGTGTTATGTTCCGTTCAGTTGGTTTAAGAATGAAGGCATACTTGCCTCTTG GTATACGTGGTGTTTTCGATGGTGTCATTGAGAATATGCATCTTCACTGGAGGCATCGAGAACTtgttaaattaataacaaaacaaaagaccCTTGCTTTTGTTGAAGACACAGCTAGGTTATTGGAATATGAGAGTGGTGGAATACTAGTAGCAATAGATGAAATTCCTAAAGGATTTTCTCTTATTTACTATCGTGGAAAGAATTATAGGCGACCTATGACTATAAGGCCTAGAAACCTTCTAACAAAGGCAAAGGCATTGCAGCGGTCAATAGCCATGCAACGGCATGAg GCTCTGAGTCAGCATGTAACTGAATTGGgggagaaaatagaaaaaatgaaaaaagaactA AGTGAGGATGAATTCTGA
- the LOC106769168 gene encoding transcription factor BEE 3 → MAEFTADLQSFRPSFPFLDIDNMEIQNLVPFDSLLGSTEPEFPGNLEDNFPGLFQCVDHNAVPALNEVHEGKKREATDMGDPSSGNSTPDISESGSKTKNICGRGKRVKRNAVEDKKPNQVVHVRAKRGQATDSHSLAERVRRGKINEKLRCLQNIVPGCYKTMGMAIMLDEIINYVQSLQHQVEFLSMKLSAASSYYDFNSESDALETMQRRKASEAKEIEKYVREGSEGVSCFEATWPWYL, encoded by the exons ATGGCAGAATTCACTGCAGATTTGCAAAGCTTTAGACCCTCCTTTCCTTTCTTGGATATCGATAACATGGAAATTCAAAACTTGGTGCCCTTTGACAGCTTATTGGGCTCTACAGAACCTGAATTTCCAGGAAACTTGGAAGACAATTTTCCGGGTCTTTTTCAATGCGTGGATCACAATGCAGTTCCAGCGTTAAATGAAGTTCATGAAGGTAAAAAGAGAGAAGCAACTGATATGGGTGATCCCAGTTCTGGTAACTCAACTCCTGATATTTCTGAGAGCGGAAGCAAGacaaaaaat ATTTGTGGAAGAGGCAAGAGAGTGAAAAGGAATGCGGTAGAAGACAAGAAACCAAACCAAGTAGTTCATGTCAGAGCCAAAAGAGGTCAAGCTACAGATAGTCACAGTTTAGCAGAGAGG GTTAGAAGAggaaaaatcaatgaaaaactTAGGTGCTTGCAGAACATTGTCCCAGGATGTTACAAG ACCATGGGTATGGCAATAATGTTGGACGAGATCATAAACTACGTGCAGTCCTTGCAGCATCAAGTGGAG TTCCTGTCAATGAAGCTGAGTGCAGCAAGTAGCTATTACGACTTCAATTCAGAGTCAGATGCTTTAGAAACAATGCAG AGAAGAAAGGCATCCGAGGCGAAAGAGATAGAGAAGTATGTGAGAGAAGGAAGTGAAGGAGTTTCTTGCTTTGAAGCAACATGGCCATGGTACCTGTAA
- the LOC106769167 gene encoding transcription factor MYB24: MSTSKSVSSSSEDDNELRRGPWTLEEDNLLSQYISDHGEGRWNLLAKRSGLKRTGKSCRLRWLNYLKPDVKRGNLTPQEQLLILELHSKWGNRWSKIAQHLPGRTDNEIKNYWRTRIQKQARHLKIETDSREFQELVRRFWMPRLLQKVKESLCSSAMSIENQAIPLVHDDGVSQQSTVGTIPWQGACVSMNGGSPTYMDQHEQNSDSEHNSGSCISFSESANIPKVSHHFGNTMDQFNSLSNNDFGTYSYDPYHVNDNAYEMETFKTATAKVAQDVQYPIADCQTAGTDWPSNDFACTMWNIDELWQFSKLQK; this comes from the exons ATGTCTACTTCAAAGAGCGTCAGCAGTTCTAGCGAAGATGACAATGAACTTAGAAGAGGGCCCTGGACTCTTGAAGAGGATAATTTGCTCTCCCAATACATTTCTGACCACGGGGAAGGCCGATGGAACTTGCTGGCTAAACGTTCAG GATTGAAGAGAACTGGAAAAAGTTGCAGATTAAGGTGGCTAAATTATCTAAAACCAGATGTGAAACGAGGAAATTTAACCCCACAAGAGCAACTTTTAATTCTTGAACTCCACTCAAAGTGGGGAAACAG GTGGTCAAAAATTGCACAGCATTTGCCCGGAAGAACAGACAATGAGATCAAGAACTATTGGAGAACAAGGATTCAGAAACAGGCGAGACATTTGAAAATTGAGACTGACAGCAGAGAATTTCAAGAACTTGTAAGGCGTTTTTGGATGCCAAGATTGCTTCAGAAGGTAAAAGAGTCATTGTGTTCTTCGGCCATGTCAATTGAGAATCAGGCAATTCCTTTGGTTCATGATGATGGTGTTTCTCAACAGTCAACTGTTGGGACCATACCATGGCAGGGAGCTTGCGTGAGTATGAATGGAGGTAGTCCCACTTATATGGACCAACATGAGCAGAACTCAGACTCTGAACACAACAGTGGTTCATGCATCTCCTTTTCTGAGTCAGCAAATATTCCAAAAGTGTCTCATCATTTTGGAAACACCATGGACCAATTCAATTCCTTAAGCAACAATGACTTTGGCACTTACTCGTATGATCCTTATCATGTAAATGACAATGCCTATGAGATGGAGACCTTCAAAACAGCAACTGCAAAGGTGGCTCAGGATGTGCAATACCCAATTGCTGACTGTCAAACGGCAGGAACCGATTGGCCAAGCAACGATTTTGCATGTACCATGTGGAACATCGATGAACTGTGGCAGTTTAGCAAGttacaaaaataa
- the LOC106766585 gene encoding NAC domain-containing protein 100, with amino-acid sequence MEENLPPGFRFHPTDEELITYYLLRKVSDVSFTSKVVAVVDLNKSEPWDLPGKASMGEKEWYFFSLKDRKYPTGLRTNRATESGYWKTTGKDKEIFGGGVLIGMKKTLVFYMGRAPRGEKSNWVMHEYRLQNKQPYRSSKEEWVICRVFQKNSAPKKAQQTSSSQPSQESPSSMANEFGDADLPNLNSIGNSSSVAAQIYNSGDPSNVSTNMNLNMNWASATELPSLPWPSGLMLNPNLSVNSLLLRALQLRSTYQQREAATGDHFATYVPHNNIGTDDLSVSASSRGLELQEQPFNMDSIW; translated from the exons ATGGAAGAAAACCTACCTCCTGGGTTCAGGTTCCATCCTACAGATGAAGAACTCAtcacatattatttattaaggAAAGTGTCTGACGTTAGCTTCACATCCAaggttgttgctgttgttgatCTCAATAAATCTGAACCTTGGGACCTCCCAG gtAAGGCTTCGATGGGGGAGAAGGAATGGTATTTCTTCAGCCTGAAAGATCGGAAATATCCGACAGGGCTTCGGACGAACCGTGCGACGGAATCAGGGTATTGGAAAACCACCGGAAAAGATAAGGAGATATTTGGCGGTGGAGTTTTGATAGGGATGAAGAAAACTTTGGTGTTTTACATGGGTAGAGCTCCAAGGGGTGAGAAAAGTAACTGGGTTATGCATGAATATAGACTTCAAAACAAGCAACCCTATAGATCTTCTAAG GAAGAATGGGTGATTTGCAGAGTCTTCCAGAAGAACTCAGCACCAAAGAAAGCACAGCAGACATCATCCTCTCAACCATCTCAAGAGTCTCCTAGCTCAATGGCGAATGAATTTGGTGATGCAGACCTACCAAATCTGAATAGCATTGGAAATTCATCTAGTGTTGCAGCACAAATTTACAACAGTGGTGATCCGAGCAATGTCAGCACAAACATGAACTTGAACATGAATTGGGCTTCTGCAACTGAGCTTCCATCTCTTCCATGGCCTTCTGGGTTGATGCTGAATCCAAACCTTTCTGTCAATTCATTGCTTCTGAGGGCATTGCAGCTTAGGAGTACATATCAACAAAGAGAAGCTGCAACTGGTGATCACTTTGCAACGTACGTTCCTCACAATAATATTGGAACTGATGATCTCAGTGTCTCAGCTTCTTCCAGAGGTTTAGAACTGCAGGAGCAACCATTCAATATGGACTCCATTTGGTGA
- the LOC106768814 gene encoding synaptotagmin-5 isoform X2: MESNPTPNLVTPLEHCDWLNLLLTQIWSNYFNPKFSRRLSAIVEKRLKLRKPRFIEKVEVQEFSLGSCPPSLGLQGMRWSTSGDQRVLKLSFDWDTSEMSILMLAKLSVGTARIVINNLHIKGELLVTPILDGKALLYSFSSTPEVRIGIAFGSGASQSATELPGVSPWLDKLFTDTLVKTMVEPRRRCFSLPVVNLRKTAVGGVIYVSVISADKLSWSCFKSSPSLRQQNSTTNGLSESNLDDKDLQTFVEVEVEELTRRTGLSHGSNPTWDTTFNMVLHDNTGIVRFNLYERPSSGVKCDHLASCEIKMRHCEDDSTLMWAIGPDSSAIAKHAKFCGDEVEMVVPFEGTNSAELKVKIVVKEWQFSDGSHSLNNLRSNSQRSLIGSSTLLSKTGRKLKITIVEAKDLVTKDRSGKVSPYVKLQYGKVGKRTKVAPSTTTNPSWNESFDFDENDGDEYLNVKCFSEEIFGDENIGTANVNLEGLGDGSIKDEWIPLEGVSSGELRLKIEVVRVDDQEGSRSSANGWIELVVIEARDLIAADLRGTSDPYVRVNYGNLKRRTKVIHKTLNPRWNQTLEFLDDGSSLTLHVRDHNALLPTSSIGECVVEYQRLPPNQMSDKWIPLQGVKSGEIHIQITRKVPEMQTRSSLDSQPSSLSKSHQIPTQMREMLKKFRSLIEDGNLEGLTSTLSELESLEDTMEGYVAQLETEQMLLLSKINELGQEILNSSSSLSSSPSQNGN, translated from the exons ATGGAATCGAATCCTACTCCAAACCTCG TGACACCATTGGAACACTGCGACTGGTTGAATCTGCTGTTGACACAAATATGGTCCAACTATTTTAACCCCAAGTTCTCAAGAAGGTTATCAGCCATAGTTGAA AAACGTTTAAAGCTTCGAAAACCAAGATTTATT GAAAAAGTTGAGGTGCAAGAGTTTTCACTTGGATCATGCCCTCCAAGTTTGGGTCTTCAAGGGATGCGATGGTCAACCTCGGGTGATCAG CGAGTCCtgaaattgagttttgattggGACACAAGCGAGATGAGCATTTTGATGCTTGCTAAGCTTTCCGTTGGAACAGCCAGAATCGTGATTAACAATCTTCATATAAAGGGTGAG CTTTTGGTGACTCCAATTCTAGATGGAAAGGCACTTCTGTATTCATTTTCGTCCACACCTGAGGTGAGAATAGGAATTGCCTTTGGAAGCGGCGCAAGCCAATCAGCCACCGAGTTGCCCGGGGTTTCTCCATGGCTG GATAAACTTTTTACTGATACGTTGGTTAAAACCATGGTGGAACCTCGACGTCGTTGTTTCAGTTTGCCTGTGGTTAATTTGAGGAAAACTGCTGTTGGAGGCGTTATATACGTGTCAGTGATTTCAGCAGACAAACTTTCTTGGAGTTGCTTCAAGAGTAGCCCATCTTTGAGGCAACAGAATAGCACAACCAATGGATTATCAGAAAGCAACCTGGATGACAAGGACCTACAGACATTTGTAGAGGTAGAAGTGGAGGAATTGACAAGGAGGACGGGTCTGAGTCATGGTTCAAATCCAACGTGGGATACTACATTTAATATGGTTTTACATGATAATACAGGAATTGTTCGCTTCAATCTTTATGAGCGTCCTTCTAGCGGTGTAAAGTGTGACCACCTAGCAAGTTGTGAAATCAAG ATGAGGCATTGTGAAGATGATTCAACACTAATGTGGGCAATAGGACCTGATTCTAGTGCAATAGCAAAACATGCGAAGTTTTGTGGAGATGAAGTTGAAATGGTTGTCCCATTTGAGGGTACCAACTCAGCAGAG TTAAAGGTGAAGATTGTAGTAAAAGAGTGGCAGTTTTCTGATGGTTCACATAGCTTGAACAACCTCCGTTCTAATTCTCAACGATCACTTATTGGATCATCAACTCTTCTGTCAAAAACTGGAAGGAAACTTAAGATAACAATTGTGGAAGCAAAGGATCTCGTTACGAAAGACAGATCTGGAAAAGTTAGTCCATACGTCAAATTGCAATATGGAAAG GTTGGTAAGAGAACAAAGGTTGCTCCTTCTACTACTACAAATCCTTCCTGGAATGAATCATTTGATTTTGATGAGAATGATGGTGATGAATACCTAAATGTAAAATGCTTCAGTGAAGAAATTTTTGGAGATGAAAATATTGGTACTGCAAATGTAAATTTGGAAGGACTGGGGGACGGGTCTATCAAGGATGAATGGATCCCACTTGAAGGAGTGAGTTCTGGtgaattaagacttaaaattgAAGTAGTTAGGGTGGACGACCAAGAAGGATCAAGG AGTTCGGCCAATGGTTGGATAGAACTTGTTGTGATTGAAGCAAGAGACCTTATTGCTGCCGATCTTCGAGGGACAAGTGATCCTTATGTGAGGGTGAACTATGGGAACTTGAAGCGGAGGACAAAG GTTATACACAAAACTCTCAACCCTCGTTGGAACCAAACCTTAGAGTTCCTTGACGATGGTAGTTCCCTGACACTGCATGTTAGGGACCATAATGCTTTACTACCCACATCAAGTATAGGGGAATGTGTTGTAGAATATCAAAGGTTACCTCCAAACCAGATGTCTGACAAATGGATACCTCTCCAAGGGGTTAAAAGTGGCGAGATACACATCCAAATTACCAGAAAAGTTCCAGAAATGCAAACAAGAAGTTCCCTAGACTCTCAACCATCTTCTTTAAGTAAATCACACCAAATTCCTACCCAG ATGAGAGAGATGTTGAAAAAGTTTCGATCATTAATAGAGGATGGAAATCTTGAAGGACTGACATCAACTTTGAGCGAGTTAGAAAGTCTAGAGGATACAATGGAAGGGTACGTAGCACAGCTGGAGACCGAGCAAATGCTTCTTCTCAGCAAAATAAATGAACTGGGTCAAGAGATCCtcaattcttcttcttccctctcTAGCAGTCCTTCTCAAAATGGAAATTAA
- the LOC106766586 gene encoding uncharacterized protein LOC106766586, translating to MNPKTGKVLRALKINKQSQTIKKSSVSRVQQKEPVIIYTQSPRIIQTHKRHFKELVQKLTGIYRSDLDDDTAIGDADAFKPATPPLKRELKGESEENEPAASVSTDEEDGCNMSEVKSNYNNFSMLESDFLNDSSNTPLLHFADLYGSL from the coding sequence ATGAATCCAAAGACGGGGAAGGTACTACGTGCCTTGAAAATCAACAAGCAATCTCAAACGATAAAGAAATCATCAGTGAGTAGGGTACAGCAGAAGGAGCCAGTGATCATATACACGCAATCACCGAGGATCATTCAGACGCACAAGCGTCACTTCAAGGAGCTCGTTCAGAAGCTCACCGGAATCTATCGCTCCGATCTCGACGACGATACTGCCATTGGCGACGCCGACGCCTTTAAACCGGCTACTCCACCGTTAAAGAGAGAGTTAAAGGGAGAGTCTGAGGAGAACGAGCCGGCCGCTTCGGTAAGCACGGACGAAGAAGACGGCTGCAACATGAGCGAGGTGAAATCCAATTACAACAATTTTTCGATGTTGGAATCTGATTTCTTGAATGACAGTTCCAATACACCATTGTTGCACTTCGCCGATTTGTATGGATCCTTATGA
- the LOC106768814 gene encoding synaptotagmin-5 isoform X1: MSSTESKKRFNPIHLEDAAVDMLNHVVKVKEKMGWISLLLPLIFIAWAIHRWLFSFSNWLSLALALWASMQYGKYQRKLLEEDLNKKWNRILLQTSPVTPLEHCDWLNLLLTQIWSNYFNPKFSRRLSAIVEKRLKLRKPRFIEKVEVQEFSLGSCPPSLGLQGMRWSTSGDQRVLKLSFDWDTSEMSILMLAKLSVGTARIVINNLHIKGELLVTPILDGKALLYSFSSTPEVRIGIAFGSGASQSATELPGVSPWLDKLFTDTLVKTMVEPRRRCFSLPVVNLRKTAVGGVIYVSVISADKLSWSCFKSSPSLRQQNSTTNGLSESNLDDKDLQTFVEVEVEELTRRTGLSHGSNPTWDTTFNMVLHDNTGIVRFNLYERPSSGVKCDHLASCEIKMRHCEDDSTLMWAIGPDSSAIAKHAKFCGDEVEMVVPFEGTNSAELKVKIVVKEWQFSDGSHSLNNLRSNSQRSLIGSSTLLSKTGRKLKITIVEAKDLVTKDRSGKVSPYVKLQYGKVGKRTKVAPSTTTNPSWNESFDFDENDGDEYLNVKCFSEEIFGDENIGTANVNLEGLGDGSIKDEWIPLEGVSSGELRLKIEVVRVDDQEGSRSSANGWIELVVIEARDLIAADLRGTSDPYVRVNYGNLKRRTKVIHKTLNPRWNQTLEFLDDGSSLTLHVRDHNALLPTSSIGECVVEYQRLPPNQMSDKWIPLQGVKSGEIHIQITRKVPEMQTRSSLDSQPSSLSKSHQIPTQMREMLKKFRSLIEDGNLEGLTSTLSELESLEDTMEGYVAQLETEQMLLLSKINELGQEILNSSSSLSSSPSQNGN, from the exons ATGAGTAGTACCGAGAGTAAGAAAAGGTTCAATCCTATTCATCTTGAAGATGCTGCAGTGGACATGTTAAACCATGTGGTGAAGGTGAAGGAGAAGATGGGCTGGATTTCACTCCTCCTTCCTCTCATATTCATTGCTTGGGCTATTCACAGATGGctattttctttctccaatTGGCTTTCTCTTGCTCTTGCTCTGTGGGCATCTATGCAA TATGGGAAGTATCAGCGCAAACTGCTGGAGGAAGACTTGAATAAGAAATGGAATCGAATCCTACTCCAAACCTCG CCAGTGACACCATTGGAACACTGCGACTGGTTGAATCTGCTGTTGACACAAATATGGTCCAACTATTTTAACCCCAAGTTCTCAAGAAGGTTATCAGCCATAGTTGAA AAACGTTTAAAGCTTCGAAAACCAAGATTTATT GAAAAAGTTGAGGTGCAAGAGTTTTCACTTGGATCATGCCCTCCAAGTTTGGGTCTTCAAGGGATGCGATGGTCAACCTCGGGTGATCAG CGAGTCCtgaaattgagttttgattggGACACAAGCGAGATGAGCATTTTGATGCTTGCTAAGCTTTCCGTTGGAACAGCCAGAATCGTGATTAACAATCTTCATATAAAGGGTGAG CTTTTGGTGACTCCAATTCTAGATGGAAAGGCACTTCTGTATTCATTTTCGTCCACACCTGAGGTGAGAATAGGAATTGCCTTTGGAAGCGGCGCAAGCCAATCAGCCACCGAGTTGCCCGGGGTTTCTCCATGGCTG GATAAACTTTTTACTGATACGTTGGTTAAAACCATGGTGGAACCTCGACGTCGTTGTTTCAGTTTGCCTGTGGTTAATTTGAGGAAAACTGCTGTTGGAGGCGTTATATACGTGTCAGTGATTTCAGCAGACAAACTTTCTTGGAGTTGCTTCAAGAGTAGCCCATCTTTGAGGCAACAGAATAGCACAACCAATGGATTATCAGAAAGCAACCTGGATGACAAGGACCTACAGACATTTGTAGAGGTAGAAGTGGAGGAATTGACAAGGAGGACGGGTCTGAGTCATGGTTCAAATCCAACGTGGGATACTACATTTAATATGGTTTTACATGATAATACAGGAATTGTTCGCTTCAATCTTTATGAGCGTCCTTCTAGCGGTGTAAAGTGTGACCACCTAGCAAGTTGTGAAATCAAG ATGAGGCATTGTGAAGATGATTCAACACTAATGTGGGCAATAGGACCTGATTCTAGTGCAATAGCAAAACATGCGAAGTTTTGTGGAGATGAAGTTGAAATGGTTGTCCCATTTGAGGGTACCAACTCAGCAGAG TTAAAGGTGAAGATTGTAGTAAAAGAGTGGCAGTTTTCTGATGGTTCACATAGCTTGAACAACCTCCGTTCTAATTCTCAACGATCACTTATTGGATCATCAACTCTTCTGTCAAAAACTGGAAGGAAACTTAAGATAACAATTGTGGAAGCAAAGGATCTCGTTACGAAAGACAGATCTGGAAAAGTTAGTCCATACGTCAAATTGCAATATGGAAAG GTTGGTAAGAGAACAAAGGTTGCTCCTTCTACTACTACAAATCCTTCCTGGAATGAATCATTTGATTTTGATGAGAATGATGGTGATGAATACCTAAATGTAAAATGCTTCAGTGAAGAAATTTTTGGAGATGAAAATATTGGTACTGCAAATGTAAATTTGGAAGGACTGGGGGACGGGTCTATCAAGGATGAATGGATCCCACTTGAAGGAGTGAGTTCTGGtgaattaagacttaaaattgAAGTAGTTAGGGTGGACGACCAAGAAGGATCAAGG AGTTCGGCCAATGGTTGGATAGAACTTGTTGTGATTGAAGCAAGAGACCTTATTGCTGCCGATCTTCGAGGGACAAGTGATCCTTATGTGAGGGTGAACTATGGGAACTTGAAGCGGAGGACAAAG GTTATACACAAAACTCTCAACCCTCGTTGGAACCAAACCTTAGAGTTCCTTGACGATGGTAGTTCCCTGACACTGCATGTTAGGGACCATAATGCTTTACTACCCACATCAAGTATAGGGGAATGTGTTGTAGAATATCAAAGGTTACCTCCAAACCAGATGTCTGACAAATGGATACCTCTCCAAGGGGTTAAAAGTGGCGAGATACACATCCAAATTACCAGAAAAGTTCCAGAAATGCAAACAAGAAGTTCCCTAGACTCTCAACCATCTTCTTTAAGTAAATCACACCAAATTCCTACCCAG ATGAGAGAGATGTTGAAAAAGTTTCGATCATTAATAGAGGATGGAAATCTTGAAGGACTGACATCAACTTTGAGCGAGTTAGAAAGTCTAGAGGATACAATGGAAGGGTACGTAGCACAGCTGGAGACCGAGCAAATGCTTCTTCTCAGCAAAATAAATGAACTGGGTCAAGAGATCCtcaattcttcttcttccctctcTAGCAGTCCTTCTCAAAATGGAAATTAA